Proteins encoded together in one Microbacterium sp. zg-Y625 window:
- a CDS encoding 2-hydroxyacid dehydrogenase, producing MTTGIPPLLVSVPSEQLAEDLTPAPDGAEVVLWDLSGDAPRDHIDIVVPPYMNGDTPYELLAAVTPRLVQGQSIGYEGVAEKLPEGLVFANAASVHETSTAELTVGLILAAQRHIDDFAVDTRDGVWKPQFTQSLADRRVLLIGYGGVGKATAARLLPFEVDLTVVARTARDEDGVRVHGIDELEALLPEAEIVVLTLPGGEETRGILDAETLALLPDGALVVNVGRGSLVDTDALVSETSSGRLRAALDVVDPEPLPEGHPLWGTPGVLISPHVGGASSAMRPRIAALVRRQVERMLAGEEPLNVVVRT from the coding sequence ATGACCACCGGCATCCCTCCCCTTCTCGTCAGCGTTCCGTCCGAGCAGCTCGCGGAGGACCTCACCCCGGCGCCCGACGGCGCCGAGGTTGTCCTGTGGGATCTGTCGGGCGACGCGCCCCGCGATCACATCGACATCGTCGTTCCGCCGTACATGAACGGCGACACCCCGTACGAGCTGCTGGCCGCGGTCACCCCGCGGCTCGTGCAGGGCCAGTCCATCGGCTACGAAGGCGTCGCTGAGAAGCTGCCGGAGGGCCTCGTCTTCGCCAACGCCGCGAGTGTGCACGAGACCTCGACGGCCGAGCTCACGGTCGGACTCATCCTCGCCGCCCAGCGCCACATCGACGACTTCGCCGTCGACACCCGCGACGGGGTCTGGAAGCCGCAGTTCACCCAGAGCCTGGCCGACCGCCGCGTGCTGCTGATCGGCTACGGCGGCGTGGGCAAGGCCACCGCCGCGCGGCTGCTGCCCTTCGAGGTCGACCTGACGGTCGTGGCCCGCACCGCCCGCGACGAGGACGGCGTGCGGGTGCACGGCATCGACGAGCTCGAGGCTCTGCTCCCCGAGGCCGAGATCGTCGTGCTGACGCTGCCGGGTGGGGAGGAGACCCGCGGCATCCTCGACGCCGAGACGCTCGCGCTGCTGCCGGATGGCGCGCTCGTCGTCAACGTGGGCCGCGGTTCCCTCGTCGACACCGACGCCCTCGTGTCCGAGACCTCGTCGGGTCGGCTGCGCGCGGCGCTGGACGTCGTCGACCCCGAGCCCCTGCCCGAGGGCCACCCCCTGTGGGGTACGCCCGGGGTGCTGATCAGCCCGCACGTGGGCGGCGCCTCGAGCGCCATGCGCCCTCGGATCGCGGCCCTCGTACGGCGCCAGGTGGAACGGATGCTCGCCGGCGAGGAGCCTCTCAACGTCGTCGTGCGCACCTGA
- the purQ gene encoding phosphoribosylformylglycinamidine synthase subunit PurQ, whose translation MTVRVGVITFPGSLDDGDARRAIQIAGAEPVALWHGSHDLEGVDALVLPGGFSYGDYLRAGAIAALAPIMAEVKDAANRGMPVLGICNGFQMLVEAHLLPGGLIRNAHQQFIRRDQRLRVENNDTAWTSDFASGQEIVIPLKNADGGYVAAESELDRLEGEGLVTLRYLGVNPNGSLRDIAGITNERGNVFGLMPHPEHAVEPGFGPATPRAMRSGVDGLPFFTSAVAAVVGAAA comes from the coding sequence ATGACGGTGCGCGTCGGGGTCATCACCTTTCCCGGCTCGCTCGACGACGGCGATGCCCGCCGCGCCATCCAGATCGCCGGCGCGGAGCCGGTCGCCCTCTGGCACGGCTCCCACGACCTCGAGGGCGTCGACGCCCTCGTGCTCCCCGGCGGCTTCAGCTACGGCGACTACCTGCGCGCCGGAGCCATCGCGGCGCTCGCGCCGATCATGGCCGAGGTGAAGGATGCCGCGAACCGCGGCATGCCCGTGCTCGGCATCTGCAACGGGTTCCAGATGCTCGTCGAGGCGCACCTGCTGCCCGGCGGCCTGATCCGCAACGCCCATCAGCAGTTCATCCGCCGCGACCAGCGGCTGCGCGTGGAGAACAACGACACCGCGTGGACGAGCGACTTCGCCTCCGGCCAGGAGATCGTCATCCCGCTGAAGAACGCCGACGGCGGCTACGTCGCGGCGGAGTCCGAGCTCGACCGCCTCGAGGGCGAGGGTCTGGTGACGCTGCGCTACCTCGGGGTGAACCCCAACGGGTCGCTCCGCGACATCGCGGGCATCACCAACGAGCGCGGCAACGTCTTCGGTCTCATGCCGCACCCCGAGCACGCCGTGGAGCCCGGCTTCGGTCCCGCCACACCCCGCGCCATGCGCTCCGGGGTGGACGGCCTGCCGTTCTTCACCTCGGCCGTCGCCGCGGTCGTGGGCGCCGCAGCCTGA
- the purS gene encoding phosphoribosylformylglycinamidine synthase subunit PurS, with product MPTIVVDVMPKAELLDPQGKAVAGALTRLGVTGFGDVRIGKRFELTVEGDVTDETLAAARRIADDVLSNSVIEDVVGIEVVE from the coding sequence ATGCCCACCATCGTCGTCGACGTCATGCCCAAGGCCGAGCTGCTGGATCCGCAGGGGAAGGCCGTCGCCGGCGCTCTCACGCGCCTCGGCGTCACGGGGTTCGGTGACGTCCGCATCGGCAAGCGCTTCGAGCTGACCGTCGAGGGCGACGTCACCGACGAGACGCTCGCCGCCGCCCGCCGCATCGCCGACGACGTGCTCTCGAACTCGGTGATCGAGGACGTCGTCGGCATCGAGGTCGTCGAATGA
- a CDS encoding ABC transporter substrate-binding protein, whose translation MKTRALRRTALLAGVATTAIVLAGCAGGGGDTGDGGDADGAQTLTLATFNDMGYSDELLAEFTEETGIEVVHNKAATSNDARANFFQKLGKGGLADVEAVEVDWFTEMMKYSDLVVPVPDDLKGRWLDWKEAAATDANGNLVAYGTDMGPQSICYRADLFEAAGLPTDREEVAQLFPTWDAFFQVGADYVEKTGTPFIDSTNSVLQGLVNQLELAYEDPDGTIIAAENPDIRAAYDEVVDKAIPISAFPGQWSDDWYAAMAGGEFAAMLCPPWMHGIIAGEAPDVAGWDIANAFPEGGGNWGGSYLVVPADGKNTEAAQQLADWLTAPENQIKAFENAGTFPSQIEAQDSEAVTSYTNEYFNGAPTGQIGIDRANAITVSTYKGADYFKYHDALQNAITRVFDGLEDKETAWETWQTEISSF comes from the coding sequence GTGAAAACACGCGCACTGCGACGCACCGCCCTTCTGGCCGGCGTCGCGACCACAGCAATCGTCTTGGCCGGCTGTGCCGGTGGCGGCGGCGACACCGGCGACGGCGGCGACGCCGACGGCGCGCAGACGCTCACGCTCGCGACGTTCAACGACATGGGCTACTCGGACGAGCTTCTCGCGGAGTTCACCGAGGAGACCGGCATCGAGGTCGTCCACAACAAGGCGGCCACGTCCAACGACGCGCGGGCGAACTTCTTCCAGAAGCTCGGCAAGGGTGGCCTCGCCGACGTCGAGGCCGTCGAGGTGGACTGGTTCACCGAGATGATGAAGTACTCCGACCTCGTCGTGCCCGTGCCCGACGACCTCAAGGGCCGCTGGCTCGACTGGAAGGAGGCCGCGGCCACCGACGCCAACGGCAACCTCGTCGCCTACGGCACCGACATGGGCCCGCAGAGCATCTGCTACCGCGCCGACCTGTTCGAAGCGGCCGGGCTCCCCACCGATCGCGAAGAGGTCGCCCAGCTGTTCCCGACGTGGGATGCCTTCTTCCAGGTCGGCGCCGACTACGTCGAGAAGACCGGCACCCCCTTCATCGACTCGACGAACTCTGTGCTGCAGGGCCTCGTCAACCAGCTCGAGCTCGCCTACGAGGACCCGGACGGCACGATCATCGCCGCCGAGAACCCCGACATCCGCGCCGCCTACGACGAGGTCGTAGACAAGGCGATCCCGATCTCTGCGTTCCCCGGTCAGTGGAGCGACGACTGGTACGCGGCCATGGCCGGTGGCGAGTTCGCCGCCATGCTGTGCCCGCCGTGGATGCACGGCATCATCGCCGGTGAAGCTCCCGACGTCGCCGGCTGGGACATCGCGAACGCGTTCCCCGAGGGTGGCGGCAACTGGGGCGGCTCGTACCTGGTCGTCCCCGCCGACGGAAAGAACACCGAGGCTGCGCAGCAGCTCGCCGACTGGCTGACCGCCCCCGAGAACCAGATCAAGGCTTTCGAGAACGCCGGCACCTTCCCCAGCCAGATCGAGGCACAGGACAGCGAAGCGGTCACCTCGTACACCAACGAGTACTTCAACGGCGCTCCGACCGGGCAGATCGGCATCGACCGCGCCAACGCGATCACGGTGTCCACCTACAAGGGCGCGGACTACTTCAAGTACCACGACGCCCTGCAGAACGCGATCACCCGTGTCTTCGACGGCCTCGAGGACAAGGAGACCGCCTGGGAGACGTGGCAGACCGAGATCAGCAGCTTCTGA
- a CDS encoding carbohydrate ABC transporter permease, which produces MTATESRPQVRPAAADPPPRQPRVISFSHRLSRWDLKVSPYLYISPFFIMFAIVGLFPIAYTAVISFMDWDLVRNSGEFVGFDQYVWILTQPHFWTALRNTFSIFVLSSVPQLLLAIFIASVLDRNIRAKTFWRMSVLVPYVVAPVAVGLIFNAMFADKSGLINSWLQLVGISAIPWHVDPFWSHVAIATMVNYRWVGYNTLILLAAMQAVNRDFYEAATVDGAGPIRQFFSITMPSLKPTLIFVIITSTIGGLQIFDEPRVFDQFGRGGSAQQWLTITLYLYDIGWGQWDFGRAAAMAWILFIIILGIGLINLLVTRTLVRDEGMRSGLSKRQQKRAARAAKKQVKESQR; this is translated from the coding sequence GTGACCGCTACCGAATCCCGCCCGCAGGTGCGCCCCGCTGCGGCGGACCCGCCGCCGCGTCAGCCGCGGGTCATCTCCTTCTCGCACCGGCTGAGCCGGTGGGATCTGAAGGTCTCCCCGTACCTGTACATCTCGCCGTTCTTCATCATGTTCGCGATCGTGGGTCTGTTCCCCATCGCGTACACCGCCGTCATCTCGTTCATGGATTGGGACCTCGTCCGCAACTCCGGCGAGTTCGTCGGCTTCGACCAGTACGTCTGGATCCTCACGCAGCCGCACTTCTGGACCGCGCTGCGCAACACCTTCAGCATCTTCGTGCTTTCGAGCGTCCCGCAGCTGCTGCTGGCGATCTTCATCGCCTCGGTCCTGGACCGCAACATCCGCGCCAAGACGTTCTGGCGCATGAGCGTGCTGGTGCCGTACGTCGTCGCCCCCGTCGCGGTCGGCCTCATCTTCAACGCGATGTTCGCCGACAAGTCGGGCCTCATCAACAGCTGGCTGCAGCTGGTCGGCATCTCGGCCATCCCGTGGCACGTCGACCCCTTCTGGAGCCACGTCGCCATCGCCACGATGGTGAACTACCGCTGGGTCGGCTACAACACGCTCATCCTCTTGGCCGCCATGCAGGCGGTGAACCGGGACTTCTACGAAGCCGCCACCGTCGACGGCGCGGGTCCCATCCGCCAGTTCTTCAGCATCACGATGCCGTCGCTCAAGCCGACGCTCATCTTCGTGATCATCACCTCGACCATCGGTGGTCTGCAGATCTTCGACGAACCGCGCGTGTTCGACCAGTTCGGACGCGGCGGGTCCGCTCAGCAGTGGCTCACGATCACCCTCTACCTCTATGACATCGGCTGGGGGCAGTGGGACTTCGGCCGCGCCGCGGCCATGGCATGGATCCTGTTCATCATCATCCTGGGCATCGGCCTGATCAACCTCCTCGTAACCCGCACGCTGGTGCGCGATGAGGGCATGCGGTCCGGGCTCAGCAAACGCCAGCAGAAACGGGCCGCGCGAGCGGCCAAGAAGCAGGTCAAGGAGTCCCAGCGATGA
- a CDS encoding carbohydrate ABC transporter permease, which translates to MSIGTPPPLAIVEEGIPNAAKRRRGAKTIRIRGSRPGFWVYGTLGAVFLSAVFPLYWSFVIGSGDATTLRGPFPWVPLGNFIENATAVLNNPAVNFWPALWNSIYSSFLIAAAVVITSTLAGWAFAKLRFLGGPALLVFVVATMAVPQQLGVVPLYILFSDLGWTGQIGAIIIPALTSAFGVFWMTQYLRQAVPDELIEAARVDGASMIRTFWTVGVTAARPAAAMLFLFTFVGSWNNFFWPFIVLDRQNPTLPVALSLLQSNYFVDYSVVLAGVVLATVPLLLLFIFAGKQLVSGIMAGAVKG; encoded by the coding sequence ATGAGCATCGGCACGCCTCCGCCCCTCGCGATCGTCGAAGAGGGCATTCCCAACGCGGCCAAGCGCCGCCGCGGAGCGAAGACCATCCGCATCCGCGGCTCCCGGCCGGGGTTCTGGGTCTACGGCACCCTCGGCGCCGTCTTCCTCTCGGCCGTCTTCCCGCTGTACTGGTCCTTCGTCATCGGCTCGGGAGACGCCACCACGCTGCGCGGCCCCTTCCCGTGGGTGCCGCTGGGCAACTTCATCGAGAACGCCACCGCGGTGCTGAACAACCCCGCCGTGAACTTCTGGCCGGCGCTGTGGAACTCGATCTACAGCTCCTTCCTCATCGCCGCCGCCGTCGTGATCACCTCGACCTTGGCGGGGTGGGCGTTCGCGAAGCTGCGGTTCCTCGGCGGGCCTGCGCTGCTGGTGTTCGTCGTGGCCACGATGGCCGTCCCGCAGCAGCTGGGCGTCGTGCCGCTGTACATCCTGTTCTCCGACCTCGGCTGGACCGGACAGATCGGCGCCATCATCATCCCCGCCCTCACCAGCGCCTTCGGGGTGTTCTGGATGACCCAGTACCTGCGTCAAGCGGTGCCCGACGAGCTCATCGAAGCCGCCCGGGTCGACGGGGCGTCGATGATCCGCACCTTCTGGACGGTAGGCGTGACCGCGGCGCGTCCTGCCGCAGCCATGCTGTTCCTCTTCACCTTCGTGGGGTCGTGGAACAACTTCTTCTGGCCGTTCATCGTGCTCGACCGGCAGAACCCCACCCTCCCGGTTGCGCTGTCGCTGCTGCAGTCGAACTACTTCGTGGACTACTCCGTCGTGCTCGCCGGCGTGGTGCTGGCCACCGTCCCGCTGCTGCTGCTGTTCATCTTCGCGGGCAAGCAGCTGGTCAGCGGCATCATGGCCGGGGCGGTCAAGGGGTGA
- a CDS encoding GH1 family beta-glucosidase translates to MSTVTQEQTGLMTSARPFPTDFLFGAATAAYQIEGAAHEDGRRDSIWDAFSRVPGAVINADNGDVACDHYHRYRDDVALMKRMGLQTYRFSTSWSRVRPDGGALNPAGVDFYKRLVDELLDAGILPWLTLYHWDLPQALQEQGGWTNRDTADRFTEYALDMHDALGDRVQAWTTLNEPWCSSFLSYTAGLHAPGHQSVREGVLAAHHLLLGHGQTVQELRRRDPALQLGLTLNLTVADAVDPADAADRDAARRIDGQFNRWFLDPIFRAEYPADTVEDIRRVDAGAIAALEEAVRPGDLETIASPIDTLGVNYYHGEYVGGRPPAVPVDGGDAPTERQGSSPFPSHKGIHWHDRGLARTSMHWEVQPEGLTRLLQRVQDDYTGRLGMPLYVTENGAAYDDVAVEEDGETRVHDADRVEFVRGHLGAILDAQDAGVDVRGYFYWSLLDNFEWAWGYEKRFGIVRVDYQTQTRTVKDSGREYSRIIAARALDVPPAG, encoded by the coding sequence ATGAGCACGGTGACCCAGGAGCAGACTGGTCTCATGACGAGCGCTCGACCTTTCCCCACCGACTTCCTCTTCGGCGCCGCCACCGCGGCGTACCAGATCGAGGGAGCAGCCCATGAGGACGGGCGGCGGGACTCCATCTGGGATGCCTTCTCGCGTGTTCCCGGTGCCGTCATCAACGCCGACAACGGCGACGTCGCCTGCGATCACTACCACCGCTACCGCGACGACGTCGCGCTGATGAAGCGCATGGGCCTGCAGACCTACCGGTTCTCGACGTCCTGGTCGCGCGTGCGACCGGACGGCGGAGCGCTCAACCCGGCGGGCGTCGACTTCTACAAGCGGCTGGTGGACGAGCTGCTCGATGCCGGCATCCTCCCGTGGCTGACGCTGTACCACTGGGACCTGCCGCAGGCGCTGCAGGAGCAGGGCGGCTGGACGAACCGCGACACGGCGGACCGTTTCACGGAGTACGCCCTCGACATGCACGATGCCCTCGGCGACCGCGTGCAGGCCTGGACGACGCTCAACGAGCCGTGGTGCTCGTCGTTCCTCAGCTACACCGCGGGCCTTCACGCGCCCGGGCATCAGAGCGTGCGCGAGGGAGTGCTCGCCGCGCATCACCTGCTGCTCGGACACGGCCAGACCGTGCAGGAGCTGCGCCGCCGGGACCCCGCCCTGCAGCTCGGCCTCACGCTGAACCTGACGGTGGCGGATGCCGTGGACCCGGCGGATGCCGCCGACCGCGACGCCGCGCGACGCATCGACGGCCAGTTCAACCGCTGGTTCCTCGACCCGATCTTCCGCGCCGAGTACCCGGCGGACACCGTCGAGGACATCCGCCGGGTGGATGCCGGAGCCATCGCCGCGCTCGAAGAAGCGGTGCGCCCGGGCGACCTCGAGACCATCGCCTCGCCCATCGACACCCTCGGTGTGAACTACTATCACGGCGAGTACGTCGGCGGGCGTCCCCCGGCCGTCCCGGTCGACGGTGGCGACGCACCCACGGAGCGGCAGGGATCCTCGCCGTTCCCCTCGCACAAGGGCATCCACTGGCACGACCGTGGCCTTGCCCGCACATCGATGCACTGGGAGGTGCAGCCCGAGGGGCTGACCCGCCTGCTGCAGCGCGTGCAGGACGACTACACCGGTCGGCTGGGCATGCCGTTGTACGTCACCGAGAACGGCGCGGCCTACGACGACGTCGCGGTGGAGGAAGACGGCGAGACGCGGGTGCACGATGCCGACCGTGTCGAGTTCGTGCGCGGGCACCTCGGGGCGATCCTCGATGCGCAGGATGCGGGCGTCGATGTGCGCGGATACTTCTACTGGTCGCTGCTGGACAACTTCGAGTGGGCCTGGGGCTATGAGAAGCGGTTCGGCATCGTGCGCGTGGACTACCAGACTCAGACGCGAACCGTGAAGGACAGCGGCCGCGAGTACAGTCGGATCATCGCGGCGCGGGCACTCGACGTCCCGCCCGCCGGATAG
- a CDS encoding LacI family DNA-binding transcriptional regulator: MGTDELRGTVTIEEVAAAAGVSRSTVSRVVNGSTAVSPAALDAVNRAIAELNYVPNRAARSLASRQTLAIALVVPEDTTRFFGDPFFAAVVSGINARINRSDYVLNLIIASDDPRDKTTSYLRSGAVDGAIIVSHHTSDTFIDRIAAAVPVVYGGRPVRERERDYYVDVDNVAAGRSATQHLIDSGRRRIATITGPLTMPAGVDRLQGYRDALAAAGLAEAGVEDGGFTPDGGARAMTRILESGAPVDGVFVASDLMARGALTVLARAGIRVPDDIAIVGFDDSPVATTVTPALTTVRQPSYAQGERMASILLDLLNGGRPQHVTMLDTELVVRDSA, encoded by the coding sequence ATGGGCACGGACGAACTGCGCGGCACGGTGACCATCGAGGAGGTCGCCGCCGCGGCGGGGGTCTCGAGGTCGACGGTCTCGCGTGTGGTGAACGGATCGACCGCGGTCAGCCCGGCTGCGCTCGACGCGGTGAACCGCGCCATCGCCGAGCTGAACTACGTGCCCAACCGGGCGGCACGGTCGCTGGCCAGCAGGCAGACGCTCGCGATCGCGCTGGTGGTCCCCGAGGACACCACCCGGTTCTTCGGCGACCCGTTCTTCGCCGCCGTCGTCTCGGGCATCAACGCCCGCATCAACAGGTCGGACTACGTGCTGAACCTGATCATCGCGAGCGACGACCCCCGCGACAAGACGACCAGCTACCTGCGCAGCGGCGCCGTCGACGGCGCGATCATCGTGTCGCACCACACCAGCGACACCTTCATCGACCGCATCGCCGCCGCCGTTCCCGTCGTCTACGGCGGGCGGCCGGTGCGCGAGCGCGAGCGCGACTATTACGTGGACGTCGACAACGTGGCGGCCGGTCGCAGCGCGACGCAGCACCTGATCGACAGTGGCCGGCGACGTATCGCCACCATCACCGGACCGCTCACCATGCCGGCCGGCGTGGACCGGTTGCAGGGCTATCGCGACGCCCTGGCCGCGGCAGGGCTGGCGGAGGCGGGGGTCGAGGACGGCGGGTTCACCCCTGACGGCGGGGCGCGGGCGATGACGCGGATCCTGGAGTCCGGCGCGCCGGTGGACGGGGTCTTCGTCGCCAGCGACCTCATGGCCCGCGGCGCGCTCACCGTGCTCGCGCGCGCCGGCATCCGGGTGCCCGACGACATCGCCATCGTCGGCTTCGACGACTCGCCCGTCGCCACGACGGTGACGCCGGCGCTGACGACGGTTCGACAGCCGTCCTACGCGCAGGGGGAGCGGATGGCGTCGATCCTGCTCGACCTGCTCAACGGCGGCCGGCCGCAGCACGTCACGATGCTCGACACCGAGCTCGTGGTGCGCGACTCCGCCTGA
- a CDS encoding uracil-xanthine permease family protein, with protein MAIWRLHGDGRHVERGAVVKPEERLSWGATVAIGAQHVVAMFGATFLVPILTGFPVSTTLLFSGLGTLLFLLITKNRLPSYLGSSFAFIAPITALNSGQALETPQQLTQALVGVVVAGVLLAAVGFVVQALGTGWIEKLMPPVVAGSIVALIGFNLAPAAWNNFTLQPELATITLVAVVLFSVLFRGFLGRISIFLGVIVGYLVAAFTGQIDFTSVNEAAWIGLPEFHLAGLTDPAAWALVPMFLPVVLVLIAENVGHVRGVATMTEDPSINKHTGRALIADGAATVLAGGFGGSATTTYGENIGVMAATRVYSTAAYWVAGTVAILLAFSPKIGALFNTIPAGVLGGVTTALYGLIGVIGIKIWVDNRVDFSRPVNQYTVAVSFIIAIAGFTMDWGSLQFGAIVLGTVAALAIYHGGNAIARWRRTGADDGGPLPAVGQLGGDLQE; from the coding sequence ATGGCAATTTGGCGCCTGCACGGTGATGGCCGCCACGTCGAACGCGGAGCCGTCGTCAAGCCCGAAGAACGTCTGAGCTGGGGCGCGACCGTCGCCATCGGCGCACAGCACGTCGTGGCGATGTTCGGCGCCACCTTCCTCGTGCCGATCCTGACCGGCTTCCCGGTGTCGACGACCCTGCTGTTCTCCGGGCTCGGCACGCTGCTGTTCCTGCTGATCACGAAGAACCGCCTGCCCAGCTATCTGGGGTCGTCGTTCGCCTTCATCGCGCCGATCACGGCGCTGAACAGCGGCCAGGCGCTGGAGACCCCCCAGCAGCTGACGCAGGCGCTCGTGGGCGTCGTCGTTGCCGGCGTGTTGCTGGCCGCGGTCGGCTTCGTCGTGCAGGCGCTGGGCACCGGGTGGATCGAGAAGCTCATGCCGCCGGTCGTGGCGGGCTCCATCGTCGCCCTGATCGGGTTCAACCTCGCGCCCGCGGCCTGGAACAACTTCACGCTGCAGCCGGAGCTCGCCACGATCACCCTCGTGGCCGTCGTGCTCTTCAGCGTGCTCTTCCGCGGGTTCCTCGGGCGCATCTCGATCTTCCTGGGCGTCATCGTCGGCTACCTCGTGGCAGCCTTCACCGGTCAGATCGACTTCACCTCGGTCAACGAGGCCGCGTGGATCGGGCTGCCGGAGTTCCACCTGGCCGGTCTCACCGACCCCGCCGCGTGGGCGCTCGTGCCGATGTTCCTGCCCGTCGTGCTCGTGCTCATCGCCGAGAACGTCGGCCACGTGCGCGGTGTCGCCACCATGACCGAGGACCCCTCGATCAACAAGCACACCGGCCGCGCGCTCATCGCCGACGGCGCCGCGACGGTGCTCGCGGGCGGCTTCGGCGGTTCGGCGACGACCACGTACGGCGAGAACATCGGCGTCATGGCCGCCACCCGCGTGTACTCGACCGCGGCGTACTGGGTGGCCGGCACCGTGGCGATCCTGCTGGCGTTCTCCCCGAAGATCGGCGCGCTGTTCAACACGATCCCCGCCGGCGTGCTCGGTGGTGTGACCACGGCGCTGTACGGCCTCATCGGCGTCATCGGCATCAAGATCTGGGTCGACAACCGCGTGGACTTCTCCCGCCCGGTGAACCAGTACACCGTCGCGGTGTCGTTCATCATCGCGATCGCCGGCTTCACGATGGACTGGGGCTCGCTGCAGTTCGGCGCCATCGTGCTCGGCACGGTCGCGGCGCTGGCGATCTACCACGGCGGCAATGCCATCGCCCGCTGGCGCCGCACCGGCGCCGACGACGGCGGCCCCCTCCCCGCCGTCGGCCAGCTGGGCGGCGACCTGCAGGAGTAG
- a CDS encoding phosphoribosylaminoimidazolesuccinocarboxamide synthase: protein MTSPELPGWRHVYSGKVRDLYVPSAATPGSADRMLVVASDRVSAFDHVLEPGIPGKGVLLTTLSLWWFDQLAGGDGGRGIPNHLAATAVLGDDDEPHSLVPDAVAGRAMVVRSLDMLPVECVVRGYLTGSGWSEYQAQGTVCGIPLPAGLGDGDRLPEPLFTPAYKAPMGEHDENISFEQTVELVGRERAEELRATSLEIYARAAATAERHGLILADTKFEFGLDAKGVLTLADEVLTSDSSRYWDAAAWQSGTTPAERMASFDKQIVRDWLAAHWDKQGTPPALPADIIERTAARYQELLERLTGI, encoded by the coding sequence GTGACCTCCCCCGAGCTGCCCGGCTGGCGCCACGTCTATTCCGGCAAGGTGCGCGACCTGTACGTCCCCTCCGCCGCCACCCCCGGGTCGGCGGATCGGATGCTGGTGGTCGCCAGTGACCGCGTGAGCGCGTTCGACCACGTGCTCGAGCCCGGCATCCCCGGCAAGGGGGTGCTGCTGACCACGCTGAGCCTCTGGTGGTTCGATCAGCTCGCCGGCGGCGACGGGGGCCGCGGCATCCCGAACCACTTGGCGGCGACGGCCGTGCTCGGCGACGACGACGAACCGCACTCGCTCGTGCCCGATGCGGTCGCCGGGCGCGCCATGGTGGTGCGCTCGCTCGACATGCTGCCGGTGGAGTGCGTCGTGCGCGGATACCTCACCGGCTCGGGGTGGAGCGAGTACCAGGCGCAGGGGACGGTGTGCGGCATCCCGCTGCCCGCCGGCCTCGGCGACGGAGACCGCCTGCCCGAGCCGCTCTTCACCCCGGCGTACAAAGCCCCGATGGGCGAGCACGACGAGAACATCTCGTTCGAGCAGACCGTGGAGCTCGTCGGACGCGAGCGCGCCGAGGAGCTGCGGGCGACGTCGCTGGAGATCTACGCCCGGGCTGCGGCCACCGCCGAACGGCACGGCCTCATCCTCGCCGACACGAAGTTCGAGTTCGGCCTCGACGCCAAGGGCGTGCTGACCCTGGCGGACGAGGTGCTGACCAGTGATTCGTCGCGCTACTGGGATGCCGCGGCCTGGCAGTCCGGCACGACCCCCGCCGAGCGCATGGCGAGCTTCGACAAGCAGATCGTGCGCGACTGGCTGGCGGCCCACTGGGACAAACAGGGCACTCCGCCGGCGCTGCCGGCCGACATCATCGAGCGCACCGCCGCGCGATATCAGGAACTGCTGGAGCGACTCACGGGAATCTGA